gtgttgcttttttaaacatatgGTCATATTTGTTATAACTTTCCATGAGCACATCAAGCCTTTTTTTAGTCGCGGTGTGCGCACTTAACTCTGAGTtagtctactcaaagttgattgacctgaactgagatcagctattctgaaactgaaaactcaaagtttttaatctctcggtaagtcaactcagagttcaagtttaaactctaaGTTGGttaaacctccttactgaaacaggcccctggtgttttgaaacactttagtcacatgacctgggtgtttcaaatcagctaagtcatgtgacctgggtgtttcgcatcatgcttcggtgcagtgtttgaAAACACTTGCACTTCGGGATCCCAACACTGTCGAAACGTctgtttcacgtcagccatccctacttgtctcatttatttacatttgattttgttttaatttttcttctTTCAGCAAGATTGCtgtctcatttttattttttgtttgtagttCAATTCTTATTTAAAGTTCtcatttagcaattttttttgtcATCTTCAGTCACAGTCTAGTCCTAGtttcttttgttgtgttttgtttcatttctagctacattttattgctttaagttttaatctttttttaaagtccctttatagtttaattttatttctcgAGATCTATTTTTGATTTCCCTCCTAAAAAATGTACTTCTTGTACTTAGATTTTCTTGTCTCCCCAGCTGTCTAGCCCTGTTGTTTGTTGCTTGTGTCACTTGAATCCTGAGTCTCTACTGGTTGTGAACTCTGTGACGTGGAGTTCTATCTGTTTGCCACCTCTGTCCTGCCTGAGGTCCCTCTAGCTACTTACTGACGTCTTGCCCTGAAGCTTGGAATTTCTCCTTTCAGCCTGTTCTCCTGATGTCCACCCACAAGATACTCCCTGCTGTATCATACTGAAGTCTCGAGTCTTCATCCCTCATCAGCCTGTTCTCCTGCCATCACCCTGCCCTTTTGTGTGGACTCTTCTCATGCCTTGCCTTGTTTCCCTtatgtaaataaatctgtgttctCCTCTCTATTCTGCCTTTGGGTTTTCCTTGCCAACCATGACACATTGGctgttaaactaatttaaactGAGCTGAAACAATAAAAGTTTTAGGACAAGTTAGTagttatgttcaattcacttaaatttgtaaaacctaataagttaacaTAATTCCTTCAcaatcaattcatctttatttgtatagcacttttacaatgtagattgtgtcatagCAGCTTCACTTAGAATATTATACTGAACATGTCCcagcacaaattgattgtgtggaacgttcgaggttacagaagtaacccttcgttccccgaggaggggaacggaagtgccatgaatgggaggattcggatcagaagccgcttatctggagagtattgaacgggccaatgaatgaaattaattggcagcgtaagcttgcgcaggtgtgcgacatctgcaattatctcagcatataagcacacctgaagccagcagacgccatccttttaagctgaagagactttcaaacagctaagggacagtcattatggcgacggaatatggcacttccgttcccctcctcggggaacgaagggttacttctgtaacctcgaacgttccccttcggttggggaacttcagtgccatgaatgggagaatatggaaagcgccataatgactgcaccttaccaacacccccgatgaggagatagtcaagcaagcgtgacgcacccacatcatggggggcgcggtcctccaacgtgtccctggccctaatttatcctacttcaacagaagttttacggatttagatatattttttgggaagtcgtgagcatctagataattctaggaaatacgacagtacgttgggaagcgtgcaatcccgatagggaggacgctgcggaggccatccgttacccaagggggggatagatggcagaatttacctatggactagccctaaaaagggggagtacgcatagcaaaagagtggttagcggagagggaagacacaggtccgcccaggggggggacttaaccgtggcggaataagcatatgggatcgcctagtggggatcacgcatagcaggcacctatacccaaaacgcgggctgaccagcgggcagacctacaacgtagtgggccagcaagtgactcctccgctgagtcagtgctgggggccacggaggaatctgcagggctcacctgacggggaactttactgacagataaaaaaggcgcacgtacctccgtgtttagggagaatggcgccgcaagcgtgtttcaacaccctaccgagttgtctcctcaatcaccaaagggttacctaatacccttgaggaaaccggctccactcgcagattgtaaaaccttgcaaatgtgttgggtgtcgcccagcccgcagctctacagatgtctgttagagaggcgccgcgtgcacgcgcccaagaggatgcaacgctccgagtggagtgtgcacgtactcccgggggacacggctgacctcgactcgaataagcgagtgaaatggcatccacaatccagtgggataatctttgtttcgatacggcacttccctgctgccgaccgccataacagacaaagagctgctcagatgatctaaaattctgagtacggtccacataaatgcgcagagcgcgaactggacaaagtaaagaaagggctgggtctgcctcctccgggggcagcgcttgcaggttcactacctgatctctaaagggggtggtaggaaccttgggcacataaccggggcggggtctcaggatgacgtgagagtaatccggcccgaattccaggcacgagtcactgaccgaaaatgcctccaggtccccgaccctcttgatggaggccaacgcaaccagcagagctgtcttcagggacagaaatcttagagatactgattcgagtggctcaaagggatcggatcgcagactcgtgagaacgagggcgagatcccaagacggcatgagaggggggcgagatggattaattcgcctagcacccctaaggaactggatgaccaggttatgctttcccacggtgccgccagctaccgcgctatgataagcggagatggcggccacgtaaaccttgagagtggagggcgacagcctgctgtccaacttctcttgaaggaaagagagcacaacactaatctggcaatttcgggggtcttctctgcgagagacgcaccattcagtgaatagactccacttcagggcgtaggcgcgcctcgtggagggggctctagcctgagtgatggtattaaccaccgcagtcggtaggttacctaagtcttcctcgcgtctagggaccacacgtggaggttccaaagatcggggcgagggtgccagatggtgccctgtccctgagagagtaggtcctctctcaaagggatccgccaggggagggccgtcgcgaggagtgagagctctgatatccaggtccggttgggccaaaggggcgcaactagcagaacctgttcctcgtcctccctgaccttgcacagaaactgcgcgagcaggctcactgggggaaacgcatacttgcgcatgccccgaggccagctgtgggccagtgcatccgtgtaGAGAGAGCCctcggagcctctgaaagaacttcagtgggaccactagtttgctgtcgagctccctcagacagttcagcaacaggcgagcgcgttcctcggagaggtgcgctaccatggtgatcgagtccagctccatcccgagaaaagaaatcctctgcacgggggcgagtttgctcttttctcggttgacctgaagccccagtaggcggagatgccgaagcacctcgtccctgtgcataatcaattgctcccgcgagtgggctaaaatcagccagtcgtcgagataaccgagtatgcgaatgcccgcgagccgaaggggcgctagggcaccctccgcgagtttggtgaagacccgcggagacagagagagcccgaaggggaggaccttgtactgccacgctcgaccctcgaacgcaaaccgcagaaattggcggtggcgtggaagaatggagacatggaaatacgcgtccttcaggtctatggctgcaaaccaatcccgaggacgaacgcattggagaatgcgcctctgcgtgagcattctgaacggcagcttgtgcagacagcggttcaaaacgcgcagatctaggatttgccgtgacccaccgctctttttgggtacgatgaagtatgggctgtaaaacccactctccatctcggctggaggaaccggctcgattgcacccttcgccaggagggcagcaatctcctctcgcaagacaggggcggacagggggttgaccctggagaaatacacgcccgtaaacttggggggccgtttcgcgaactgaatcgcgtaaccgagtctgattgtgcgtatgagccaccgcaaggggctggcccgcgctaaccaggcaggcagagccctcgctaatggagtcatcgctacaatcgctgacgtaccagcggtggggcagcgcggagtgggtgtgctgatccgggaagcacgagggtcccgcggaagagctggaggagagcgattcgctctggctccgcaccctgactccggagagggggctggagggctgagggaaggtagaccgtccccccagcgctcgtgagccactggcgaagcacgtagagtctgcgagccggaaggcagcgcgtcccggactggcagaactcgtgcagtcacatccggggaagggaaaaagtgctcttttactgatgtttggtggcactgaaaagtaccgttgttatcggggccccgccctccagcggggaaagagcaagtttcctcttctccggatggcctgtctcagggacgcttcgcggtccgtttaccggacttaacggcgccctgggcaggaggggctgcctgctttcgaggtgaacgccgcgcccgcttggccggaggcgcaggcggggcggggcagcactcgttggcgggcgccctcggcgaggaacagcggaggtggatggctcggcgggcggagcgggcttacggccacgccgatagatgacattgcccatcgcatccgactgctctttcaccgccttgaattcctgggtgaattcaccgacggtgtcgccgaacaggccagcctgggatatgggcgagtcaagaaagcgaactttgtcaacgtcgcgcatatcggccaggtttagccagaggtggcgttcctgaaccacaagtgtggacatcgtcctccccagcgcacacgcggcggacttagtagtccgaagagcatagtcggtcgcggtgcgcagctcatgtaataagcttgggttggacccgccctcgtgcagctcggccagcgcctgcgcttggtagcgctggtaggtggccatcgcgtgcaaagcagaagcagcctggcccgcagccttataagctctggctccgagggaggcagacaacctacaggctttggacgggaggcggggcaaaccccaccacgtagaggcgccgcgcggacaaagattgaccgcgatagcgcgctccactgacgggatcacctcataccccctggcagctccgccgtcaagggcggtgagggcggaggcactcgcagcacgggcagagaaaggtgccctccaggactgcgtgagcctactgtgcacttccgggaagaaggggacgagaggcttcgaaggcttcgccttctggtcctctacgtagcacccatctagtcggtccggccgcagagctgggggataaaccatctccaaccccacggccgaagcagcccgggaaagcacggctaacatgtccgcttcaggatccgatttgacagcgctcacctgcccggagggggcgagcgggtccggatcttcgtcggacagtgaaagcccaccctccgatgccgcggaggacatctgatctctggtgtcagcgagtgtgagagctaccatctggttagacggatcactctcaccacccgaagcttggatggagcgccgtgaggagcgagaggtccgcgagcccgtgggcggcggattagctcccgctgaaaccctcagatctgcccgagcgcccgctgcttttttaaaacaggaggcaactggggtggctcgctctcttgcgaaagttagccgcgatcttagctgtgcaacggtcatggcatcgcaatgacgacatgaaccgcccgcgagcaccgcattaacatgctggacccccaaacatgcaatgcagtgatcgtgtctatcatccggagacaggaaacccccgcatccagaaacgcacagtcggagcgccatcctgaaaaggacgtgctgcacgactgtgttgctcttttaggaaagttgcaactatacgcaccgctctggaggaccggacccaaagaaccgcaggcaagggagtaacccagctcgaccgtctgccaccgcgaagacccactctggaccgggagacacactcgttcgctctgaagtgctgatcagcaagaggaaccctcatcgactcactcagaaaggatctgaagcgaaaaggatggcgtctgctggcttcaggtgtgcttatatgctgagataattgcagatgtcgcacacctgtgcaagcttacgctgccaattaatttcattcattggcccgttcaatactctccagataagcggcttctgatccgaatcctcccattcatggcactgaagttccccaaccgaaggggaacccaACATTTTTGGTCTTTACTTGTTCATTGACATTTTATTATGTATGTACTTGCTTAATGGGTCAATTTCTTtagtgaaataaaatattaaagtgtttttaacctcaaaagcaaaataaaacagataaataaattaatgtttgaAAAATAATGAGTAATTTCTTATTCTCTTGTTCTTTTGGTATGAGACAATTTAAATGGTAAAACTGGTTTCATGCTGCCCCAACACACTCCAACTTCTAAAGGTTGTGGGATCAGTGTGTTAATGCTGTTGGTGTTTGTTCCTACCAACTGAACATGTTCAGTCACTGTTTGTC
The genomic region above belongs to Danio rerio strain Tuebingen ecotype United States chromosome 21, GRCz12tu, whole genome shotgun sequence and contains:
- the LOC141379889 gene encoding uncharacterized protein, which gives rise to MHRDEVLRHLRLLGLQVNREKSKLAPVQRISFLGMELDSITMVAHLSEERARLLLNCLRELDSKLVVPLKFFQRLRGLSLHGCTGPQLASGHAQVCVSPSEPARAVSVQGQGGRGTGSASCAPLAQPDLDIRALTPRDGPPLADPFERGPTLSGTGHHLAPSPRSLEPPRVVPRREEDLGNLPTAVVNTITQARAPSTRRAYALKWSLFTEWCVSRREDPRNCQISVVLSFLQEKLDSRLSPSTLKVYVAAISAYHSAVAGGTVGKHNLVIQFLRGARRINPSRPPLMPSWDLALVLTSLRSDPFEPLESVSLRFLSLKTALLVALASIKRVGDLEAFSVSDSCLEFGPDYSHVILRPRPGYVPKVPTTPFRDQVVNLQALPPEEADPALSLLCPVRALRIYVDRTQNFRSSEQLFVCYGGRQQGSAVSKQRLSHWIVDAISLAYSSRGQPCPPGVRAHSTRSVASSWARARGASLTDICRAAGWATPNTFARFYNLRVEPVSSRVLGNPLVIEETTR